A region of Flocculibacter collagenilyticus DNA encodes the following proteins:
- a CDS encoding tRNA-uridine aminocarboxypropyltransferase yields the protein MPINAVSQLRQVLKANSTKPFNARGSKTVRCEECLLQHTMCICADVKQVKLDAAFCLIMYKTEPLKPSNTGKLIADVVADTFAFLWSRTEPSEEMLALLNDPQWQPYVIFPEEGVAPERVTQQVSLTDTTKRPLFILLDGTWREAKKMFRKSPWLNQFPVLSFAPETVSNYQMRSSYHDHHICTAEVAVMTLELIKAQSAADALEAHFIAFRKRYMANKTNHFGDFEKL from the coding sequence ATGCCAATAAATGCTGTCAGTCAATTAAGACAAGTGCTTAAAGCAAATTCAACAAAACCATTTAATGCGCGAGGCTCTAAAACCGTACGTTGTGAAGAATGCTTATTGCAACATACGATGTGTATATGTGCAGATGTTAAACAGGTGAAGCTAGATGCTGCGTTTTGCTTAATTATGTATAAAACTGAGCCATTAAAGCCGTCTAATACAGGTAAGTTAATTGCGGATGTTGTTGCAGATACCTTTGCGTTTCTGTGGTCTAGAACCGAACCAAGCGAAGAAATGCTGGCACTATTAAATGATCCGCAGTGGCAACCATATGTGATTTTTCCTGAAGAAGGTGTCGCACCAGAGCGTGTGACTCAGCAGGTAAGCTTAACCGATACAACGAAGCGCCCTTTATTTATTCTTTTAGATGGGACATGGCGTGAAGCCAAAAAAATGTTTCGCAAAAGCCCATGGCTTAATCAGTTTCCTGTATTAAGTTTTGCGCCTGAAACAGTATCAAATTATCAAATGCGTAGCAGCTACCATGATCACCATATCTGTACGGCAGAGGTGGCGGTAATGACGCTAGAGTTAATAAAAGCGCAATCAGCGGCTGATGCATTAGAAGCACATTTTATTGCCTTTAGAAAACGCTACATGGCAAATAAAACCAATCATTTTGGCGATTTTGAAAAGTTGTAG
- a CDS encoding M13 family metallopeptidase translates to MKKVTAIAAGVALALGLAACSPQNSETASSTKSEVAESKQQLISGVELENFDKSVNPADDFYTYVNGKWLERTEIPADRSNYGSFSKLYDDSQNAMKKLIEEAAANKNATPGSNEQKLGDFYKAYMDTELAEELKLAPIKPDLTLIKSINTRDDYVAAMAYLQKKGVTTPFGWYVNNDAKNSKEYAVYTYQSGTALPDRDYYLENAEKFEKIRKEYIIYVTDMLKAAGHEHAEKAAQSVFEFEKKLAENHWTRVQSRDATKRYNKYSAADLNKAMGEFPWDKYAEQVGLASAESIIVSQPSYFEAFGELFANTDIQTLKDYMMFHTIDGAASLLHKELVDRHFAFHSTVLSGVAEQKPRWKKAVDSANGVIGEILGQLYVKEYFKPEAKERMEEMVDNLIKAYGIAIDELEWMSEETKKAAKVKLSKFTPKIGYPDKWKDYSDLDIKADDLVGNFTRFSEWTYQDMASKIGKPVDRSEWHMTPQTVNAYFNPVNNEIVFPAAILQPPFFNLEADDAVNYGGIGAVIGHELGHGFDDQGAKYNGDGNLVNWWTEQDLKEFQTRGAKLASQYAAYAPFEDASVNGELTLGENIGDLGGLTVALKAYELSLDGKKAPVMDGFTGTQRFFIGWSQVWRRKYRDEELRRRLMTDPHSPSQYRVIGIVASMPEFYQAFDVKEGDAMYIAPEDRVKIW, encoded by the coding sequence ATGAAAAAAGTAACAGCAATTGCTGCTGGTGTTGCGCTAGCGTTAGGCTTAGCTGCATGCTCACCGCAAAACTCAGAAACTGCGAGTAGCACAAAAAGCGAAGTGGCAGAGTCAAAACAACAACTTATCTCAGGTGTTGAATTAGAAAATTTTGATAAGTCAGTTAATCCAGCTGACGACTTTTATACTTACGTAAATGGTAAGTGGCTTGAAAGAACAGAAATTCCTGCTGATCGTTCAAACTATGGCTCTTTTAGTAAGCTATACGATGATTCGCAAAATGCGATGAAAAAGCTGATTGAAGAAGCTGCAGCAAATAAAAATGCAACGCCAGGCTCTAACGAGCAGAAGTTAGGCGACTTTTATAAGGCTTACATGGACACAGAGCTTGCTGAAGAATTAAAGCTTGCACCAATTAAGCCTGATCTTACACTGATTAAGTCAATTAATACGCGTGACGATTACGTTGCGGCAATGGCATATTTACAGAAAAAAGGCGTTACCACTCCGTTTGGCTGGTACGTAAACAATGATGCTAAGAATTCTAAAGAATACGCGGTATACACTTATCAAAGTGGTACAGCCTTACCAGACCGCGATTACTACTTAGAAAACGCAGAAAAATTTGAAAAAATTCGCAAAGAATACATCATATACGTGACAGATATGCTAAAAGCAGCGGGTCACGAACATGCCGAAAAAGCGGCTCAGAGTGTGTTTGAATTTGAAAAGAAACTGGCTGAAAATCACTGGACGCGTGTGCAGTCGCGTGATGCAACTAAGCGTTACAACAAATACAGTGCGGCTGATTTGAACAAAGCCATGGGCGAGTTTCCTTGGGACAAATACGCTGAACAAGTTGGTTTAGCATCAGCTGAGTCTATTATTGTTAGCCAGCCTTCTTACTTTGAAGCATTTGGTGAGCTATTCGCGAACACAGATATTCAAACACTTAAAGACTATATGATGTTCCATACTATTGATGGTGCAGCTAGCCTATTACATAAAGAACTAGTAGACCGTCATTTTGCATTCCATAGCACAGTGTTAAGTGGTGTGGCAGAGCAAAAGCCGCGCTGGAAAAAAGCGGTAGATAGTGCCAATGGCGTGATTGGTGAAATCTTAGGTCAGTTGTATGTGAAAGAGTACTTCAAGCCTGAAGCAAAAGAACGTATGGAAGAGATGGTGGATAACCTGATTAAAGCATACGGTATTGCGATTGATGAGTTGGAGTGGATGTCTGAAGAAACGAAGAAAGCCGCTAAAGTTAAGTTAAGTAAGTTCACACCTAAAATTGGTTATCCTGATAAGTGGAAAGACTATTCAGATCTTGACATTAAAGCAGACGATTTAGTAGGCAATTTTACCCGCTTTAGCGAGTGGACATATCAAGACATGGCAAGCAAAATTGGCAAGCCAGTTGACCGTTCAGAGTGGCATATGACACCGCAAACGGTGAATGCATACTTCAACCCAGTTAATAACGAAATCGTATTCCCTGCGGCAATTTTACAACCACCTTTCTTTAACCTAGAAGCGGATGACGCGGTAAACTATGGTGGTATTGGTGCCGTTATCGGTCACGAATTAGGCCATGGCTTTGACGACCAAGGCGCAAAATATAATGGTGACGGGAACCTAGTTAACTGGTGGACCGAGCAAGATTTAAAAGAGTTTCAAACTCGTGGCGCTAAATTAGCTAGCCAATATGCTGCTTATGCACCATTTGAAGATGCATCAGTAAATGGTGAGCTAACACTAGGTGAGAACATTGGTGATCTTGGTGGCTTAACGGTTGCACTTAAAGCTTATGAATTATCACTAGATGGCAAAAAAGCACCAGTAATGGATGGCTTCACAGGTACACAACGCTTCTTCATTGGTTGGTCGCAAGTATGGCGTCGTAAATATCGTGATGAAGAGTTACGTCGTCGTCTAATGACAGATCCGCACTCACCAAGCCAATACCGTGTAATTGGTATTGTGGCAAGCATGCCTGAGTTTTATCAAGCATTTGACGTGAAGGAAGGTGATGCAATGTATATTGCGCCTGAAGATCGCGTAAAAATTTGGTAA
- the acnB gene encoding bifunctional aconitate hydratase 2/2-methylisocitrate dehydratase: MLQEYRKHVEERAAEGIVPKPLNAKQTAELVELIKNPPAGEETFLLELLSDRVPPGVDDAAYVKAGFLAAIAKGEATSPILDAEQATKLLGTMLGGYNIQPMIELLDNDQLAPIAVEGLSKTLLMFDAFFDVKEKADAGNKYAKQVMESWANAEWFLNKPAVPEKITVKVFKVTGETNTDDLSPAPDAWSRPDIPLHALAMLKMERDGINPDEPGSIGPIKQIKALQEDNIPLAYVGDVVGTGSSRKSATNSVLWFMGHDIPHVPNKRSGGVCLGGKIAPIFFNTMEDSGALPIELDVQKMNMGDVIDIFPYEGVVKRSGTDEVISEFELSSNVLLDEVRAGGRIPLIIGRGLTDRAREALGLGSTDIFKKPVDPIDSGKGFTLAQKMVGKACGVAGIRPGQYCEPKMTTVGSQDTTGPMTRDELKDLACLGFTADLTMQSFCHTSAYPKPVDVETHHTLPDFIMNRGGVSLRPGDGIIHSWLNRMLLPDTVGTGGDSHTRFPMGISFPAGSGLVAFAAATGVMPLDMPESVLVRFKGEMQPGITLRDLVHAIPLYGIKNGLLTVEKAGKINEFSGRVLEIEGLENLTVEQAFELSDASAERSAAGCTIKLSEESVKEYLESNIVMLKWMIAEGYGDVRTIERRIQAMESWLANPELMEADKDAEYKHVIEIDLADIKEPIVCCPNDPDDAKVLSEVAGEKLDEVFIGSCMTNIGHFRAAGKLLDKHKGELPTRLWIAPPTKMDRDQLTEEGYYGIYGRAGVRIETPGCSLCMGNQARVADKATVLSTSTRNFPNRLGNGANVYLTSAELAAVGAIVGRLPTVEEYMEYAKQIDATAADTFRYLNFHKMPHYTKKAETVIIQQAV; this comes from the coding sequence GTGCTTCAAGAATATCGTAAACACGTAGAAGAGCGTGCAGCAGAAGGCATTGTACCTAAGCCGTTAAATGCCAAGCAAACAGCAGAACTTGTAGAACTAATTAAAAATCCACCTGCTGGTGAAGAAACCTTTTTACTAGAACTATTATCTGATCGCGTACCTCCTGGGGTAGATGATGCAGCGTATGTTAAAGCTGGCTTTTTAGCTGCTATCGCAAAAGGCGAAGCAACATCACCAATTTTGGACGCTGAACAAGCAACGAAATTATTGGGCACTATGTTAGGTGGTTATAACATTCAGCCAATGATTGAGTTACTTGATAACGACCAGCTTGCGCCAATTGCCGTTGAAGGCTTAAGTAAAACATTATTGATGTTTGATGCTTTCTTTGATGTTAAAGAAAAAGCAGACGCTGGCAATAAATATGCTAAGCAAGTAATGGAATCATGGGCAAATGCAGAGTGGTTCTTAAACAAGCCGGCAGTACCTGAAAAAATTACTGTTAAAGTATTTAAAGTCACTGGTGAAACCAACACTGATGACTTGTCACCTGCACCAGATGCATGGTCTCGTCCAGATATTCCATTACACGCGTTAGCGATGCTAAAAATGGAACGTGATGGTATTAACCCTGACGAGCCGGGCTCAATTGGCCCAATTAAGCAAATTAAAGCACTTCAAGAAGATAATATTCCATTAGCGTATGTTGGTGATGTAGTTGGTACGGGCTCGTCTCGTAAATCAGCAACTAACTCGGTACTGTGGTTTATGGGTCATGATATCCCTCATGTTCCAAACAAGCGCAGCGGCGGTGTATGTTTAGGCGGTAAAATCGCTCCTATCTTCTTCAACACAATGGAAGATTCAGGCGCATTACCAATAGAGCTTGATGTACAAAAAATGAATATGGGCGATGTTATTGATATTTTCCCATACGAAGGCGTTGTTAAGCGTTCAGGTACTGATGAAGTAATTTCTGAGTTTGAGCTAAGCTCAAACGTATTACTTGACGAAGTACGTGCTGGTGGTCGTATTCCACTTATCATTGGTCGTGGTCTAACAGACCGTGCTCGTGAAGCACTAGGTTTAGGCTCTACTGATATCTTCAAAAAGCCTGTTGATCCAATAGATTCTGGCAAAGGCTTCACGCTAGCACAGAAAATGGTTGGTAAAGCGTGTGGTGTTGCTGGTATTCGTCCTGGTCAATACTGTGAACCGAAAATGACAACGGTTGGTTCGCAAGACACTACAGGTCCTATGACGCGTGACGAACTAAAAGATTTAGCATGTTTAGGCTTCACAGCTGACTTAACAATGCAATCATTCTGTCACACTTCAGCGTATCCGAAGCCAGTTGATGTTGAAACGCATCACACATTACCAGACTTCATTATGAATCGTGGCGGTGTTTCTCTACGTCCTGGTGACGGTATTATCCACTCGTGGTTAAACCGCATGTTGTTACCAGATACAGTTGGTACTGGTGGTGACTCGCATACACGTTTCCCAATGGGTATTTCATTCCCAGCTGGTTCTGGTCTTGTTGCATTCGCAGCAGCGACAGGTGTAATGCCGCTTGATATGCCAGAGTCTGTATTAGTTCGCTTTAAAGGCGAAATGCAACCGGGTATTACATTACGTGATTTAGTGCACGCAATTCCGTTATATGGCATTAAAAATGGCCTATTAACTGTAGAGAAAGCAGGTAAAATCAACGAATTCTCAGGTCGTGTACTAGAGATTGAAGGGCTTGAAAACTTAACTGTTGAGCAAGCATTCGAACTTTCAGATGCATCAGCAGAGCGTAGTGCAGCAGGTTGTACGATTAAGCTTTCTGAAGAGTCAGTTAAAGAGTACTTAGAATCTAACATTGTAATGCTTAAGTGGATGATCGCTGAAGGTTACGGTGATGTTCGTACTATTGAGCGTCGTATTCAAGCGATGGAAAGCTGGTTAGCTAATCCTGAGTTAATGGAAGCAGATAAAGATGCTGAATATAAGCATGTAATCGAAATTGATCTTGCTGACATTAAAGAGCCAATTGTATGTTGTCCAAACGACCCTGATGATGCAAAAGTATTATCAGAAGTAGCGGGCGAGAAGCTTGATGAAGTATTTATCGGCTCATGTATGACGAACATCGGTCACTTCCGTGCTGCTGGTAAATTACTAGATAAGCACAAAGGCGAATTACCGACACGTTTATGGATTGCACCGCCAACTAAAATGGATCGTGATCAATTAACGGAAGAAGGGTATTACGGCATATACGGCCGCGCAGGTGTGCGTATTGAAACACCGGGCTGTTCACTATGTATGGGTAACCAAGCACGTGTTGCAGACAAAGCAACGGTATTGTCTACCTCTACGCGTAACTTCCCTAACCGTTTAGGTAATGGTGCGAATGTATATCTAACGTCAGCTGAATTAGCGGCGGTAGGTGCAATTGTTGGTCGTTTACCAACGGTTGAAGAATACATGGAATATGCGAAGCAAATCGATGCGACAGCAGCGGATACATTCCGTTACTTAAATTTCCATAAGATGCCGCATTACACTAAAAAAGCGGAAACAGTGATTATTCAACAAGCGGTTTAA
- the lpdA gene encoding dihydrolipoyl dehydrogenase yields MSNDIKTQVVVIGAGPGGYSAAFRAADLGLDVTLVEARDTLGGVCLNVGCIPSKALLHVAKVIDDAKDMASHGVTFGEPQIDLDKIRDWKDSVVSQLTKGLDGMSKMRKVKVVNGYGKFTGSNTLKVEGKDGSTTITFDNAIIAAGSEPVALPFIPEDDRVIDSTGALELKNIPEEMLVLGGGIIGLEMGTVYSALGSKVSVVEFADQLVPAADKDVVKTYTKYNKDRFNVMLSTKVVAVDAKDDGLYVTFEGKKAPAEPVRYDSILVAVGRRPNGNLMDAAKAGVNVDERGFINVDNQLRTNVNHIFAIGDVVGQPMLAHKAVHEAHVAAEVIAGQKHFFEPKCIPSIAYTDPEMAWVGVTEKEAKEQGMNVESATFPWAASGRAIASARTEGFTKLIFDKDTHRVVGGAIVGINAGEMLGEIGLAIEMGADAEDIALTIHAHPTLNESIGLAAEIYEGTITDLPNAKAKKKK; encoded by the coding sequence ATGAGCAACGATATCAAAACGCAAGTAGTCGTTATTGGTGCAGGTCCTGGCGGTTATTCAGCAGCATTTCGTGCAGCCGATTTAGGTTTAGATGTAACATTAGTTGAAGCGCGCGACACCTTAGGTGGCGTATGTTTGAATGTTGGCTGTATTCCTTCAAAAGCGTTATTACACGTGGCTAAAGTGATTGATGATGCAAAAGATATGGCATCTCATGGTGTTACATTTGGTGAGCCACAAATTGATCTTGATAAAATTCGCGACTGGAAAGACAGCGTAGTAAGCCAACTTACTAAAGGCTTAGACGGCATGTCTAAAATGCGTAAAGTGAAAGTAGTAAACGGCTACGGTAAATTCACCGGCTCAAATACGCTTAAGGTTGAAGGTAAAGACGGTAGCACTACTATCACATTCGACAATGCAATCATTGCTGCGGGCTCAGAGCCAGTAGCGTTGCCGTTCATTCCTGAAGATGATCGTGTTATTGATTCAACCGGTGCACTTGAGCTTAAAAATATTCCTGAAGAAATGCTGGTACTGGGTGGCGGTATTATCGGTCTTGAAATGGGTACGGTATACAGCGCGCTAGGTTCAAAAGTCAGTGTTGTTGAATTTGCTGACCAACTAGTTCCTGCGGCGGATAAAGACGTAGTAAAAACGTATACCAAATATAATAAAGACCGTTTCAACGTTATGTTGTCAACTAAGGTTGTAGCAGTAGACGCGAAAGATGACGGTTTATATGTAACATTTGAAGGCAAAAAAGCGCCTGCAGAGCCAGTGCGTTATGATTCGATTTTAGTTGCTGTGGGCCGTCGTCCAAATGGTAACTTAATGGATGCTGCTAAAGCAGGTGTTAATGTTGATGAGCGTGGCTTTATTAATGTTGATAACCAATTACGCACGAATGTGAACCATATTTTTGCAATTGGTGATGTTGTTGGTCAACCAATGTTAGCGCATAAAGCTGTTCATGAAGCACACGTAGCGGCTGAAGTAATTGCGGGTCAAAAGCACTTCTTTGAACCAAAATGTATTCCTTCAATTGCTTACACTGATCCAGAAATGGCTTGGGTAGGGGTTACGGAAAAAGAAGCAAAAGAACAAGGTATGAATGTTGAATCAGCAACGTTCCCTTGGGCAGCGTCAGGCCGTGCAATTGCATCGGCAAGAACAGAAGGTTTCACTAAGCTAATCTTCGACAAAGATACCCATCGCGTAGTGGGTGGTGCAATTGTAGGTATTAACGCCGGTGAAATGTTAGGTGAAATTGGCTTAGCCATTGAAATGGGCGCAGATGCGGAAGATATCGCATTAACCATTCATGCTCACCCTACACTAAATGAGTCTATTGGCTTAGCGGCGGAAATTTACGAAGGTACAATTACCGACTTACCAAACGCAAAAGCGAAAAAGAAAAAATAG
- the aceF gene encoding pyruvate dehydrogenase complex dihydrolipoyllysine-residue acetyltransferase: MANLNEILVPDVGGDEVEVIELCVNVGDKVAAEDSLITVESDKASMDIPAPQAGTVKEIKVAVGDKVSEGSLIVMLEASADDSASEKSATESDSAKEAQASNQAAAESANTSSTQSSSNTSTTIEVTVPDIGTDGEVDVIDVLVSEGDSVNKEDGLITLETDKATMDVPCPESGVVKSLKVAAGDKVSQGSLVLILATEGGVGEQSAESSQSAAATNGQQESSTSGQEQVDQEPSGEAQVQAVEVPDIGTEGEVDIIDVLVAVGDTVEAEQGLITLETDKATMDVPSPFAGKVTEVKVSTGGKVAMGDVIVMIESASQSGGAKASQQNAEQSTGKSTEQASSQPQASKAQPSAQKAPPVPHHPSAGERQAGGLVNATPSVRRIAREFGVDLTKVKGTGRKGRILKEDVQAYVKYELSRPKATAASNVSASGGGLQVIAQPKVDFAKFGEVEKVALTRIQKISGPNLHRNWVTIPHVTQFDEADITDVEAFRKEQNALLAKQKADLKITPLVFIMKACANALLTYPVFNSSLDEDGEHLIMKKYVHIGIAVDTPNGLVVPVVRDVDKKGVNEISKELMEISKKARDGKLKAADMQGSCFTISSLGGIGGTAFTPIVNAPDVAILGVSKSEMKPKWDGAEFVPRLMLPLSLSYDHRVIDGAVAARFAVHVSSVLSDIRKLVL; the protein is encoded by the coding sequence ATGGCAAATTTAAATGAAATTTTAGTTCCTGACGTAGGCGGCGATGAAGTTGAAGTCATTGAGCTTTGTGTGAATGTTGGGGATAAAGTCGCAGCGGAAGACTCGTTAATTACGGTTGAAAGCGATAAAGCGTCAATGGACATTCCTGCTCCACAGGCGGGAACAGTAAAAGAAATTAAAGTCGCGGTTGGCGATAAAGTGTCTGAAGGATCGCTAATTGTGATGCTTGAGGCGTCTGCTGATGACTCTGCTAGTGAAAAGTCGGCAACCGAGAGTGACAGTGCGAAAGAGGCTCAGGCTAGCAATCAAGCAGCTGCTGAATCGGCAAACACTTCATCGACTCAATCTTCGTCGAACACAAGCACCACAATTGAAGTAACAGTGCCAGACATAGGCACCGACGGTGAAGTTGATGTGATTGACGTACTGGTAAGCGAAGGCGATAGCGTTAATAAAGAAGACGGCCTAATCACATTAGAAACCGACAAAGCAACAATGGATGTGCCTTGCCCTGAAAGTGGCGTGGTTAAATCATTAAAAGTGGCAGCAGGTGATAAAGTAAGCCAAGGCTCATTAGTACTTATTTTGGCGACTGAAGGTGGTGTAGGCGAACAATCTGCTGAATCTTCTCAGTCTGCGGCTGCAACAAATGGTCAACAAGAATCGTCAACAAGCGGTCAAGAGCAAGTTGACCAAGAACCCAGTGGTGAAGCGCAAGTACAAGCGGTAGAAGTACCAGACATTGGTACAGAAGGCGAAGTTGATATTATTGACGTTTTAGTCGCTGTGGGTGATACGGTTGAAGCTGAGCAAGGGTTAATTACCCTTGAAACCGATAAAGCGACTATGGACGTGCCGTCTCCGTTTGCTGGAAAAGTAACGGAGGTTAAGGTTTCTACAGGCGGTAAAGTTGCCATGGGCGATGTTATCGTAATGATTGAATCTGCAAGCCAAAGTGGTGGAGCTAAAGCAAGTCAGCAAAATGCTGAGCAAAGCACAGGAAAAAGCACCGAGCAAGCTAGCAGCCAGCCGCAAGCATCAAAAGCGCAACCGTCAGCACAAAAAGCGCCACCTGTTCCGCATCACCCTTCAGCGGGCGAGCGTCAAGCGGGTGGCTTAGTGAATGCTACACCATCAGTACGCAGAATTGCCCGCGAATTCGGGGTAGATCTTACTAAAGTTAAAGGCACAGGCCGCAAAGGACGTATTCTTAAGGAAGACGTGCAAGCTTATGTTAAGTACGAATTATCAAGACCTAAAGCAACGGCTGCGTCAAATGTCAGCGCAAGTGGCGGTGGCCTTCAGGTTATTGCTCAGCCAAAAGTCGATTTTGCAAAGTTTGGTGAAGTTGAAAAGGTTGCATTAACGCGCATTCAGAAAATATCTGGTCCTAACTTACATCGCAACTGGGTTACTATCCCACATGTAACGCAATTTGATGAAGCAGATATCACAGATGTTGAAGCATTCCGTAAAGAGCAAAATGCGTTACTGGCCAAACAAAAAGCCGACTTAAAAATTACGCCACTTGTTTTCATTATGAAAGCCTGTGCAAATGCGCTACTGACTTATCCTGTGTTTAACTCTTCACTGGATGAAGATGGTGAACACTTAATTATGAAAAAATACGTTCACATTGGTATTGCAGTAGACACTCCAAATGGCTTGGTTGTGCCAGTGGTGCGTGATGTAGACAAGAAAGGCGTTAATGAAATTTCAAAAGAACTCATGGAAATTTCGAAAAAAGCACGTGATGGAAAACTAAAAGCAGCCGATATGCAAGGTAGCTGTTTTACCATTTCAAGCTTAGGTGGTATTGGTGGAACTGCATTTACACCTATTGTGAATGCGCCAGATGTCGCGATTTTAGGTGTTTCTAAATCAGAAATGAAACCTAAATGGGATGGTGCTGAATTTGTGCCAAGACTGATGTTGCCACTTTCCTTGTCTTACGACCATCGGGTTATTGATGGTGCTGTAGCGGCAAGGTTTGCAGTGCACGTGAGCAGTGTTTTGTCAGATATTCGTAAGTTAGTCCTTTAA